The Atribacter laminatus genome contains the following window.
TTTAAAGAGGATAACGAGACATCCTCCGATAAAATGTAAGATGTTTTAAACAAAATTGTGGCTGTTGGGGTTGGTTATCCAGGGAACTGGGTTCACTTGACTCTAAAATTCCAACTTCGTTTTTTTATTGTTTCAGTCAATAATATAGGAACGAGGTACATGTCATGATACACAACCTCCTCCCCCTCATACCTCATAAAGAAAAAGAATCCGTTGCCGTTCCACTCTCACAGATCTGACAATATCCTAACCAAGAATGAGCATGAGGTTATTCTATTTTTATAAAACAGTAGAACCGAGATCATCTTCCTCAAGCCACGTCTATTATTTTTTATACAATTCAGGAATCAAGATCCAGCCTTCAGATTCTCACTTGTTTTATCTATATGGCTCTAATATAAATCGAGCTCTCTCTAATCTCAAAATCTCAAATGGATTAATACACTTAATGCCTAGACCGATGCAGGCATTGGGAATCTTAATCTTCTTGTATGAAGTTGATGCAATCTCATGGGTAACTATAGTATGCTTGTGGGCCAATGCATAAGCTACTAAATAATAATCAGCAACCTGGAAAAAGGTATTTACAGCGGTAGGCTCATAATTTTGACTGGTAGCCCAATCGCTGACTTTGCTGAGAACAGATAACATAGCGTTATCTGGCTTGAGGAAGAAATCTGGACTGCATTTCGCTACCCAATCTGTAAGTTCATCGTCACCTGCTTTGATTTCATCACTAACTCTTTCGATACTAAAAACTTTTCTTGAAACATTGTTAAACGTAAGCCAGTCCCAAAAAGCTGGACAGAAATCGAGACCATAGTGAAGGTTTTTTGCCTGTATGAAAACATTGGCATCAAGTAAATATGCCATTATAGTACTCCTAAAAAGTGTCCGAGTTCATGAAAGGTTGATATCTTCGATAAACCCAGCATACGGAAGGCGTCACGATAAAGTGTTTGTCCTTCAAGAGTATTTGCGATAAGGGCACGGGCAAAACGTTTTCCTACCCTTGCTACTTGGGTTCGATAAAAATCACCACCACTTGTTTTTGGAATCCCTTGAAATTTTTTCAATTCCTCATTATATGTTTTCTTAAATTGTTCCCAGGTTAAACCACCAATATCATAGATTCGGCGTAAGATAACCAGAGTACTCACCTTATAAATTCGAGCCAGACGGTTCGTTTCTGTTGTTAAATCAGCATCTTTTTGGTATTCAATTTTTAGCGATTCAAATGGCACTAAAAACTCAGCAGCAACTTGGTTACACCAAACTTCGATTTCATGTGAAGGAGATGAGGCTAAGCTTACATCTGACAATGCACTTTCACCAAGCCAAAGATGTGCAAGCTCATGTGCCAGGGTAAACATCTGTGCTGACTTGCTATCCGCGCTGTTGATGAATATCAGAGGTGCAAGGTTGTCCACTAGTGCAAAACCTCGAAATTCTTGGGGATCTAGCTTTCTCCTTGTATTACTTCCAACGATACCGCTCATCATAACCAGCACACCAAGATTTTCAGCCTTTTCGCTGAAATAGTGAAGGGCTTCAGTCCAACTTGTCATTTGTCGGCGCTCCTCAACATCAAACCTAAGCATCTGTCTCATGTTAGCTGCAGTAATCTCAATATTACTTATAAGATTTGATGATGCTACGAACTTACAACCCCTCTCGCCAACAGAACGCGCATAATCTCGATACCATTCTTGACGTTGCTGGCAGATATATATGACATCGAGTAAATCAGGGCTGGGGTGGGTTTTGCGTTCTTGATACATGGTACGAAAATCGGGAATTGGAATCCGCTCTACAGGAGTTTTGGCTAGGAAGAAAAACCCAATCGGGGTACGAGTAGCTTTGGCATAATCCTCCAATTGTTTGAGCGTTGGACTCAACTCTCCCTTTTCCCAAAGATCGAGTTTTGGAAATAATTTTTTCAAACTTTCTAGGCTCCGACCGGTTCGTTCGCGTGCCCAGAGCAGTATTTCGGGCTTAACCGTTACGCGGTTCATGGATCCTCCAACTTGACATTGCCTTTTCTACTAACGATGTAAAACATTATTTCAATTTTAATTAGTTTTTCGATCCTCGCTATCTTTTAGATAAGATAAGAAATATTATTTCTTGCTACTCTATGGCAAAATTTCAGATCTAGATCGTAATTCTATTATATCTTAATAACCAAACAATGACAGATATAAATCACCCTAAAATCTCATTACCAATCCAGCTGGATTGGTTATCCAGAAAACTGGGTTCACTCTGGCTCTTGAATTGCCACCCTTATATTTAGCTCCATTTTTCTGGATATATTTTATGAAAATAAAAAAAAGAGAATCCCACCTAAAAAAAGAGCAGGATAAATTCCAAAAATACTTAACGGGATTAACCAATCATAATCGGGTTTTGAAACTCCAACTGCAAACATGATGAATGGGATAGCCAGGATAAAATGAATAATATAATCAACTATTCCCATTTTTAACCTCCTTGATAAATATATCGATCCTTAATTTCTTTTTTTATTCTTCATGTAGAGTTACAAATTAAAGGGGTTAGGTCTTGGTTTTATGTTCACTCATTTCCCAACCCCTTATCATTTTAATGTGAATATAACTCAACTGCTGCTATGATTTATCTTCCATAAGTCCAAAGAATCATATCAATTTTTCTCGGTGTCCACGTTTCAGTTTTAAAAGTGCTATTTAATTCACTTGCTTTAAGACGCATAATTTTAATGAGAATTAACCCATCTTTCAAATTTAAAGATCCTGGATTCATCTTTTGAACTATTGAACATTGTGGTAGGTCATCTATACCACAAAGAGCTTTTACGACAAATTGGTCTACAGTACCAAAATATTTTGGAAAAAGAAGGGATAATAATCCAGATGCACCAGCTATTCCCAAACCTTTAATTTCACTTGTAATTCTGAGCCCTTCTTCAATATTATTTAAATTAAATGAAAACAAATTCTTCTTAATGTTTTCTAAAGACTTCATACCATTTATTTTATATTGCTTAAAAAATTTAGTTGTTGAAGCATATCGATTTGGAGCTGTGTATTTCCATTTGAAATATTTGTTTAAAAGAAAATTGTAAAATTCATCAGTGTTCATGTTTTTCACAACATCAGGATTTAATTCATCGAGTTCTTTTTCTAAATTTATATTGGTAGGTTTAACGAATTTCCAGTAATTATCTAATGCTTGCATCCATTCGTCTTGTGATTGACATTCCCATAGCTTATCAACTTTTAACATCCTTTGTCCTCCTTTTCTTGGGTCATGAACTTAGGCACTTATTCCTTATAGAATAGTTAATTAAATTTCTGTGAACCATTGTATTGAAACTACTTTTAGCGATAAAATTCCCTTAAGAAGGATATCTAAAGCCCGGAAGGAATCTGTGGCTTCCTGTCTTCCTGGCAGTATTTCAGAATGAGCGCTTAGGTTTCCATTCATGTATATAGTTAACATAGCATCCCTCTCTTTATGTTTTAGAAAACGACCGCACCCATTTATAAGCTCCATTAAACTTTTGTTGGAATTAATATAGTTTCTTCCGGTCAATTTTTTATCCACCTCTTTTAATGCTACTTCCAGAACAACCCGACACATGATGCAACAAGAATTATAAAGATCACTATGGTAACTAACATAAACTTCTCTATAACGTTTTTTTAACCAATTCGGTAAATTAACAAATCCAAAAATTTCTTTGTTTTCTCTTTTTGTTTTTACTGCATACATCGGATTCATATCCCCTTTCTTGGTTGAACTTGAAAAAATGGATATTACCTCACGATAATGCTTATTTAACCTCCTTTCTATTTTTTTTGTTTTCTTTTTGTTTTAGTTTGCTTTGGTTGTTCTTTTTTCGATTTTGTTGGTTTTTCACTAGACATTATTCCAAAGGTTTCCATTAACTTTTTCTTTCCCTCTTTTTGCCTTCTCTCGTGCTCAGACCAACCTTGTTTTACTAGTTCTTTTCCTTTTTCAAACCAGGTTGGATCATCAGCCCACATTGTTTTTAATATCTGTAGTCCAGTTTCTCCTTTCAAAGAGAAATATTCAGGATCTTCCTGTCGAATGACCATGATCATTATTTCTGCTTTTTCGAGAGCACTACCAGGAAGAATTTGTAGATAATGGTTTAAAGCTCTTTCTACATATCTGTTAAGACCGGTTTCTACTAACATACTTAGTTCATAAGCTTCATTTTCCAGTTCATTCATATTTTGCATCTTTTCTTTCAATGCTGTAACAATGATAGAGCCCATACCCTCCCCATCACCCAATGTTTCCATAGCTTTATTAAATACTTCTTCGTCCTCATCACGTATGTAAATAGTCTTTTTTCCCATGGTTGTCTCCTTTCTATTAGCCGTATATGGCTATTATATCATTTTTATACGTATACTGTCAAGTAGCTTTATATTTTATTTTTATTCAATCTCGCAAGATCAAACCTTGATTCTTGTTTTGCCATCATCATCGAGGATGTAAATAGGTTTTTTTCCAATGGTTATCTCCTTGAGTATGTATATGTATATGTGTACTTTTCTACCATTTTTCTAATGTATTGTCAAGTAGCGGTATAAAAAAATATAAAAACTTTTTTTGTCTTTAAAAATTATAAGAAGCAATGGTGAGGTACTGAATAATTAGGCAAGAATATGCGGGGATTAGGCCTTGATTCTTGAATTTCGGAGTATTGGGATTCTGGGAAAAGATGGAAAGATGAGATTCTCACGTCATTCGAGAGTATGCTGGGGTCTATTATACAATTTAAAGAGGATAACGAGGCATTCCCGGATAAAAAGGACGATGTTTCAGAGTAGTCAGAGGGGGTCAGGTCTTGATTCTTGAATTTTCTGGGGAATTGGAACATTAGGGAAAGATAAAAGATGAGATCCTCATGCAGGAAAGCACCACATAGAATGACGGATTAAAGGCACGCTCCCCTAACCACCCTCAATGGGGGAATAGACTGAACATTTCCTCTCCTTAGGAGGGGTGGCGCTTCGCAACGGGGATGATGCCTTTCGTTTTTTCCTGATTTTTTTTAGAAAATAATATAGAAAAAGAGGAGATCCTCATGCCCCCCCCCTCGACGTCTTCCTCTATTGATATATGGGAGTCTGGACGTGAGTTTAGAATTTTAGTTTTTTTCTCACTTCTTTTTGATAATCATATAGTTATGTTGAAACATAAGGGATGGAGATTTCGTCTCAATAGCATGGACTAAGAAAAGAATAATTGATAAATAATTGGAGATGAAGAAAAA
Protein-coding sequences here:
- a CDS encoding DUF4145 domain-containing protein, yielding MNPMYAVKTKRENKEIFGFVNLPNWLKKRYREVYVSYHSDLYNSCCIMCRVVLEVALKEVDKKLTGRNYINSNKSLMELINGCGRFLKHKERDAMLTIYMNGNLSAHSEILPGRQEATDSFRALDILLKGILSLKVVSIQWFTEI
- a CDS encoding DUF4411 family protein, whose translation is MAYLLDANVFIQAKNLHYGLDFCPAFWDWLTFNNVSRKVFSIERVSDEIKAGDDELTDWVAKCSPDFFLKPDNAMLSVLSKVSDWATSQNYEPTAVNTFFQVADYYLVAYALAHKHTIVTHEIASTSYKKIKIPNACIGLGIKCINPFEILRLERARFILEPYR
- a CDS encoding ImmA/IrrE family metallo-endopeptidase translates to MNRVTVKPEILLWARERTGRSLESLKKLFPKLDLWEKGELSPTLKQLEDYAKATRTPIGFFFLAKTPVERIPIPDFRTMYQERKTHPSPDLLDVIYICQQRQEWYRDYARSVGERGCKFVASSNLISNIEITAANMRQMLRFDVEERRQMTSWTEALHYFSEKAENLGVLVMMSGIVGSNTRRKLDPQEFRGFALVDNLAPLIFINSADSKSAQMFTLAHELAHLWLGESALSDVSLASSPSHEIEVWCNQVAAEFLVPFESLKIEYQKDADLTTETNRLARIYKVSTLVILRRIYDIGGLTWEQFKKTYNEELKKFQGIPKTSGGDFYRTQVARVGKRFARALIANTLEGQTLYRDAFRMLGLSKISTFHELGHFLGVL